One genomic window of Bacillus mycoides includes the following:
- the leuA gene encoding 2-isopropylmalate synthase, giving the protein MKQILFMDTTLRDGEQSPGVNLNEQEKLQIARQLERLGINVMEAGFAAASEGDFQSVKRIANTIQNATVMSLARAKESDIRRAYDAVKGAVSPRLHVFLATSDIHMKYKLCMSKEDVLDSIHRSVTLGKSLFPTVQFSAEDATRTSRAFLAEAVEVAIRAGANVINIPDTVGYTNPEEYYSLFKYLKESVPSYEKAIFSCHCHDDLGMAVANSLAAVEGGALQVEGTINGIGERAGNAALEEVAVALHIRKDFYKAESSMTLKEIKSTSTLVSRLTGMVVPKNKAIVGANAFAHESGIHQDGVLKEVTTYEIIEPSLIGESQNLFVLGKHSGRHAFTEKMKELGYEFTNEERDVVFEAFKKLADRKKEITEEDLRALMLGEAAFAAQQYSIKQLQVHFVSNSAQCATVILKDEEGNVYEDAATGSGSIEAIYNAIQRILGLECELADYRIQSITQGQDALAHVHVELKEGTHQVSGFGVAQDVLEASARAYVHAAGKLKSFIALVK; this is encoded by the coding sequence ATGAAGCAGATTTTGTTCATGGATACGACGCTTCGTGATGGCGAACAATCACCAGGAGTTAATTTAAATGAACAAGAGAAATTACAAATTGCGAGGCAACTAGAGAGACTTGGTATTAATGTAATGGAAGCTGGATTCGCAGCGGCTTCTGAAGGTGATTTTCAATCGGTAAAACGTATCGCAAATACCATTCAAAATGCTACTGTTATGAGTTTAGCTAGAGCAAAGGAAAGCGATATTCGAAGAGCATATGACGCAGTGAAAGGTGCTGTCTCTCCTCGATTACACGTATTTTTAGCTACGAGTGATATTCATATGAAATATAAGCTGTGTATGTCGAAAGAAGATGTATTAGATAGTATTCATCGCTCGGTTACACTTGGAAAATCATTATTTCCAACAGTGCAATTTTCAGCAGAAGATGCGACAAGAACATCGAGAGCATTTTTAGCTGAAGCAGTAGAAGTAGCGATTCGTGCAGGAGCGAATGTAATCAATATACCTGATACAGTTGGATATACGAATCCAGAAGAATATTATTCTCTTTTTAAATACTTAAAAGAATCCGTTCCTTCGTATGAAAAAGCAATTTTCTCTTGTCATTGTCACGATGATCTTGGGATGGCAGTAGCGAACTCGTTAGCTGCAGTTGAAGGCGGAGCGTTACAAGTAGAAGGAACGATTAATGGAATTGGAGAAAGAGCAGGAAATGCAGCCTTAGAAGAAGTCGCAGTTGCTCTTCATATTAGGAAAGATTTCTATAAAGCGGAGTCTTCTATGACACTAAAAGAGATTAAATCGACAAGTACGTTAGTAAGTCGTTTAACAGGAATGGTTGTACCGAAAAATAAAGCAATCGTTGGAGCAAATGCGTTTGCTCACGAATCAGGTATTCATCAAGATGGTGTTTTAAAGGAAGTAACGACATATGAAATTATTGAACCGTCACTTATAGGAGAATCTCAAAATCTATTTGTGCTTGGTAAACATTCTGGGCGTCATGCATTTACCGAAAAAATGAAAGAGCTTGGTTATGAATTTACAAACGAAGAGCGCGATGTGGTGTTTGAGGCATTTAAAAAATTGGCAGATCGTAAAAAGGAAATTACGGAAGAAGATTTACGTGCGCTTATGCTTGGTGAAGCAGCATTTGCAGCGCAGCAATATAGCATTAAACAATTGCAAGTACATTTCGTATCTAATAGTGCACAATGCGCGACAGTCATACTGAAAGATGAGGAAGGAAATGTATACGAAGATGCAGCAACTGGATCTGGTAGTATTGAAGCAATATATAATGCAATTCAAAGAATTTTAGGGTTAGAATGTGAATTGGCAGACTATCGCATACAATCTATTACGCAAGGCCAAGATGCACTTGCTCATGTTCATGTTGAATTGAAAGAAGGAACTCATCAAGTATCAGGTTTTGGTGTTGCACAAGACGTATTGGAAGCATCGGCAAGAGCTTACGTTCATGCAGCAGGAAAATTGAAATCTTTTATAGCGCTTGTAAAATAA
- the hisA gene encoding 1-(5-phosphoribosyl)-5-[(5-phosphoribosylamino)methylideneamino]imidazole-4-carboxamide isomerase, whose amino-acid sequence MEIFPAIDVKEGRCVRLYQGEFSKETVMNEDPVAQATVFEKIGAKILHVVDLDGAIAGESVNLPVIEKICKAVRIPVQVGGGVRSLAAVEKLLSVGVEKVILGTAALYDKSFLEEAVRLYKEKIIVGIDAKNGFVATRGWLDVSEISYIDLAKQMESLGVQTIVFTDISKDGTLAGPNFEQLELLQKSVGIRVIASGGVASIQDVKKLNDMNIYGVIIGKALYEKTIDLEEVLQVTKLC is encoded by the coding sequence ATGGAAATCTTCCCAGCTATCGATGTAAAAGAAGGGCGATGCGTAAGGCTGTATCAAGGAGAGTTTAGTAAAGAAACGGTGATGAATGAAGACCCCGTCGCACAAGCAACAGTATTTGAAAAAATTGGAGCGAAAATACTACACGTTGTTGATTTAGATGGAGCAATTGCTGGGGAGTCAGTAAATTTACCTGTCATTGAAAAAATATGCAAGGCGGTACGTATTCCGGTGCAAGTTGGAGGAGGAGTTCGGTCACTCGCGGCAGTGGAGAAGTTGTTGTCAGTAGGTGTAGAAAAAGTGATATTAGGAACGGCTGCCCTTTACGATAAATCATTTTTAGAAGAAGCGGTTCGTCTATATAAGGAGAAAATCATAGTTGGAATTGATGCGAAAAATGGTTTCGTAGCAACAAGGGGGTGGCTCGATGTGTCTGAAATTTCGTACATCGATTTAGCGAAGCAAATGGAAAGCTTAGGTGTTCAAACGATTGTGTTTACGGACATTTCAAAAGATGGGACGCTTGCAGGACCAAATTTTGAGCAATTAGAGTTACTACAAAAAAGTGTGGGTATTCGTGTAATTGCATCTGGAGGTGTCGCATCTATTCAGGATGTAAAAAAATTAAATGATATGAATATATATGGCGTCATAATTGGAAAGGCACTTTACGAGAAAACGATTGATTTAGAAGAAGTGTTACAGGTAACAAAGCTATGTTAG
- the leuD gene encoding 3-isopropylmalate dehydratase small subunit: protein MEPFRIHRGTAAVLMNDNVDTDQIIPKQYLKRIERTGFGKFLFDEWRYDNDRHENPKFPLNAPERKGASILITGDNFGCGSSREHAPWALADYGFRVIIAGGFADIFYMNCMKNGMLPIVMDKEMREQLAKTDAREQIEVDLENEVITTNTHRFHFTIEKMWKEKLLNGLDEISITLQYEREIGEYEREIALY, encoded by the coding sequence ATGGAGCCATTTCGTATTCATAGAGGTACTGCCGCGGTACTTATGAATGATAACGTTGATACAGATCAAATTATTCCGAAGCAATATTTAAAGAGAATTGAAAGGACAGGGTTTGGAAAGTTTTTATTTGATGAGTGGCGATATGATAATGATCGTCATGAAAATCCTAAATTTCCGCTTAATGCACCAGAAAGAAAAGGCGCGAGTATATTAATTACCGGGGATAATTTTGGATGTGGTTCTTCAAGAGAACATGCTCCGTGGGCGCTTGCTGATTATGGTTTCCGCGTTATTATCGCCGGGGGATTTGCAGATATTTTTTATATGAATTGCATGAAAAATGGTATGTTACCGATTGTAATGGATAAAGAAATGCGTGAACAACTTGCTAAAACGGATGCGAGAGAACAAATAGAAGTAGATTTGGAGAATGAGGTAATTACAACGAATACGCATAGGTTTCATTTTACAATCGAAAAAATGTGGAAAGAGAAATTATTAAATGGTCTAGATGAAATTAGCATTACGTTGCAATACGAACGAGAAATTGGAGAGTATGAAAGAGAGATAGCCTTATATTAA
- the hisH gene encoding imidazole glycerol phosphate synthase subunit HisH, with the protein MITIIDYGMGNIRSVEQALKYIRAEYIVTDDKEEILRSDGVILPGVGAFPKAMDILEEKDLVCVLKEVGSSGKPLLGICLGMQLLFEKSEELQDCNGLNLLPGVIRKLKVPYKIPHIGWNELKKDGEIPLWNGVEDGSFVYYVHSYYADCPNEIVYGASEYGVQVPGFVAKGNIFGAQFHPEKSGEIGMQMLKNFKGVVEAWKSSQLSM; encoded by the coding sequence TTGATTACTATTATAGATTATGGAATGGGGAATATTCGCAGTGTGGAACAAGCATTAAAATATATTAGAGCAGAGTACATCGTAACGGATGACAAAGAAGAAATATTGAGAAGTGATGGCGTTATTTTACCGGGAGTAGGTGCATTTCCGAAGGCGATGGACATTTTAGAAGAAAAAGATTTAGTATGTGTGCTAAAAGAAGTTGGAAGTTCAGGAAAACCACTTCTAGGTATTTGTTTAGGAATGCAGCTTTTATTTGAAAAAAGTGAGGAACTACAAGACTGTAACGGATTAAATTTATTGCCAGGTGTCATTAGAAAGTTAAAAGTTCCTTATAAAATTCCACATATTGGGTGGAATGAGTTGAAGAAAGATGGAGAAATACCGCTTTGGAATGGAGTAGAGGACGGTTCTTTCGTATATTATGTCCACTCTTATTATGCAGATTGTCCAAATGAAATTGTGTATGGGGCAAGTGAGTATGGAGTGCAAGTACCTGGTTTTGTAGCAAAAGGAAATATATTTGGCGCACAGTTTCATCCTGAAAAAAGTGGTGAAATTGGAATGCAAATGTTAAAAAATTTCAAAGGAGTGGTAGAAGCATGGAAATCTTCCCAGCTATCGATGTAA
- the hisB gene encoding imidazoleglycerol-phosphate dehydratase HisB, whose amino-acid sequence MRQSSQARETTETKIKLSLQLDESTNVSVQTGVGFFDHMLTLFARHGRFGLQVEAEGDVFVDAHHTVEDVGIVLGTCLKEALQNKEGINRYGSAYVPMDESLGFVAIDISGRSYIVFQGELTNPKLGDFDTELTEEFFRAVAHAANITLHARILYGSNTHHKIEALFKAFGRALREAVDKNANITGVNSTKGML is encoded by the coding sequence ATGCGTCAATCTAGTCAAGCACGTGAGACGACTGAAACAAAGATTAAATTAAGTTTGCAGCTCGATGAAAGTACGAATGTTTCTGTGCAAACGGGAGTTGGTTTTTTTGATCATATGCTAACTTTATTTGCTAGGCATGGAAGATTCGGTTTGCAAGTTGAAGCTGAAGGTGATGTATTCGTCGATGCGCATCATACGGTTGAAGATGTTGGCATTGTACTTGGAACTTGCTTGAAAGAAGCATTGCAAAATAAAGAAGGGATTAATCGTTACGGCTCAGCGTATGTACCGATGGATGAATCTTTAGGATTTGTCGCGATTGATATAAGCGGGCGCTCATATATTGTATTTCAAGGTGAATTAACAAATCCGAAGCTAGGAGATTTTGACACAGAATTAACGGAAGAATTTTTTAGAGCAGTTGCCCATGCTGCAAATATTACGTTACATGCTCGCATTTTATACGGAAGCAATACACATCACAAAATTGAAGCTCTATTTAAAGCATTTGGTCGAGCGCTTAGAGAGGCAGTCGATAAAAATGCCAACATTACTGGTGTAAATTCAACGAAAGGGATGTTGTAA
- a CDS encoding ATP phosphoribosyltransferase regulatory subunit, translating to MAKWKRANPNGTRDYLFEECTLIEEVEQKLRRTFLGRGYEEIRTPTIEFYDVFAFQNRPIDEEKMYKFFDEKGRIIVLRPDMTIPLARVIGTQRWDTPLKVTYSGNVFRANESLSGKYNEMVQSGIEIIGIDNVRAEIECVISVIQALQKLKVQSFTIEIGQVQLYKCIVKKLSIHDEEEKLLRTYIESKNYAGLSNFIEEKKLDRCDETVRLLEKLPRLFGSLDVIEEAEKLASSNEMKMAIARVKEIYETIEQLGYGPYISIDLGMVQHLDYYTGVIFKGYIYEIGEEIVSGGRYDELIGNFGEMMPAVGLAVQVNQIVKALQEQQEPYKRKRIDIMIHYELNRLAEAERLRNLLQKDGKNAQLSLFSNLNDTFQFANKNKIMTVVETKSESLVEYVWREKWIIQKEGEASCVTFKLR from the coding sequence ATGGCAAAGTGGAAGCGTGCAAATCCGAATGGAACGAGGGATTACTTATTCGAAGAATGTACGTTAATTGAAGAAGTGGAACAAAAATTAAGACGGACCTTTTTAGGCAGAGGTTATGAAGAAATAAGGACACCTACAATTGAATTTTACGATGTTTTTGCATTTCAAAATAGGCCAATAGATGAAGAAAAGATGTATAAATTTTTTGATGAAAAAGGGCGGATTATCGTTTTACGCCCAGATATGACAATTCCTTTAGCAAGAGTAATAGGAACGCAGAGATGGGACACTCCTCTTAAAGTGACATATAGTGGAAATGTATTTCGGGCAAATGAGTCGCTTTCTGGCAAATATAATGAAATGGTACAAAGTGGTATTGAAATTATCGGGATTGATAATGTAAGAGCGGAAATTGAGTGTGTCATAAGCGTAATTCAAGCACTTCAAAAATTGAAGGTACAATCTTTTACAATTGAGATTGGGCAAGTGCAGTTATATAAATGTATTGTAAAAAAACTCTCCATTCATGATGAAGAAGAGAAGTTACTTAGAACATATATTGAGAGTAAAAATTATGCCGGTCTCTCAAATTTTATCGAAGAAAAAAAATTAGATCGGTGTGATGAAACAGTAAGATTACTTGAGAAACTACCAAGGTTATTCGGGAGTTTAGATGTTATTGAGGAAGCAGAAAAACTCGCCTCAAGTAATGAAATGAAAATGGCCATTGCAAGAGTGAAAGAAATATATGAAACAATTGAACAGTTAGGATATGGCCCTTACATATCAATTGATTTAGGTATGGTTCAACATTTGGATTATTATACGGGTGTTATTTTCAAAGGGTATATATATGAAATTGGAGAAGAGATTGTTAGTGGCGGAAGGTATGATGAATTAATTGGAAATTTTGGAGAGATGATGCCAGCGGTTGGGCTCGCGGTGCAAGTAAATCAAATAGTTAAGGCACTTCAAGAGCAGCAAGAACCATATAAACGAAAGAGAATAGATATTATGATTCATTATGAGTTAAATAGATTAGCAGAAGCGGAAAGGTTACGAAATTTACTTCAAAAGGACGGGAAGAATGCCCAATTATCTTTATTCTCTAATTTAAACGATACTTTTCAATTTGCAAACAAGAATAAAATAATGACAGTCGTTGAGACGAAGAGTGAATCATTAGTGGAATATGTATGGAGAGAGAAATGGATCATCCAGAAAGAAGGAGAGGCTTCATGCGTAACATTCAAATTGCGTTAA
- the leuB gene encoding 3-isopropylmalate dehydrogenase → MEKRIVCLAGDGVGPEVMESAKAVLHMVERLYGHHFHLQDEYFGGAAIDLTGQPLPQRTLAACLASDAVLLGAVGGPRWDSAKERPEKGLLALRKGLGVFANVRPVTVESATAHLSPLKNADEIDFVVVRELTGGIYFSYPKERTDEVATDTLTYHRHEIERIVSYAFQLASKREKKVTSIDKANVLESSKLWRTVTEEVALRYPHVELEHILVDAAAMELIRNPRRFDVIVTENLFGDILSDEASVLAGSLGMLPSASHAENGPSLYEPIHGSAPDIAGKNKANPIAMMRSVAMMLGQSFGLTREGYAIEEAISAALKSGKCTADIGGDETTTSFTKAVMQEMEEQALVGRGR, encoded by the coding sequence TTGGAAAAACGTATCGTTTGTTTAGCTGGTGATGGTGTTGGCCCGGAAGTTATGGAAAGTGCGAAGGCAGTATTGCATATGGTAGAGAGGCTATATGGACATCATTTTCATTTGCAAGATGAGTACTTTGGCGGGGCTGCTATCGATTTAACGGGGCAACCATTACCGCAGCGAACGCTTGCCGCTTGTTTAGCGAGTGATGCGGTTTTACTTGGAGCAGTTGGTGGACCTCGTTGGGATAGTGCGAAAGAAAGGCCAGAGAAAGGGTTATTAGCATTAAGAAAAGGACTTGGTGTATTTGCGAATGTTCGACCTGTAACGGTAGAAAGCGCAACTGCACATTTATCGCCATTAAAAAATGCTGACGAAATTGATTTCGTTGTCGTTCGTGAATTAACAGGGGGGATTTATTTTTCTTATCCGAAAGAACGAACGGACGAAGTAGCAACAGATACACTTACGTATCATCGCCATGAAATTGAACGTATCGTTTCTTATGCTTTTCAATTAGCGAGTAAGAGAGAGAAAAAAGTAACGTCCATTGATAAGGCGAATGTTTTAGAGTCTAGTAAATTATGGAGAACTGTTACGGAAGAAGTAGCGCTTCGTTATCCTCATGTTGAATTAGAGCATATTTTAGTAGATGCAGCTGCTATGGAGTTAATTCGGAACCCAAGGAGATTTGACGTTATCGTAACAGAGAATTTATTTGGTGATATTTTAAGTGATGAGGCTTCTGTATTGGCTGGATCATTAGGAATGCTTCCATCAGCAAGTCACGCTGAAAACGGCCCTTCGTTATACGAGCCTATTCACGGATCGGCACCGGACATTGCGGGGAAAAATAAGGCGAATCCAATTGCGATGATGCGTTCTGTTGCAATGATGCTTGGGCAATCATTTGGATTAACGCGAGAAGGATATGCGATTGAAGAGGCAATTTCTGCAGCTCTTAAATCTGGAAAATGTACAGCAGATATCGGGGGAGATGAAACGACAACTTCATTTACGAAGGCAGTTATGCAAGAGATGGAAGAGCAAGCGCTAGTAGGGAGAGGACGATAA
- the hisD gene encoding histidinol dehydrogenase yields MEIVCEDFQEALSKIKLLRESANLIEETVQRSVSEIVQNVRESKDKAVSFYTKKFDGVEIKDFRVSAEEIKQASKFVEQAFLEALEEAKKNIVSYHEKQTRQSMFDCVSEGVIRGQLIRPLENVGVYVPGGTASYPSSVLMNVLPAKLAGVKKIVMVTPPRQGGIDPHILAAASLAGVDEIYMAGGAQAIAALAYGTESIPKVDKIVGPGNLYVALAKREVYGIVNIDMIAGPSEIVVIADETGNAEYIAADLLSQAEHDVRATAICITTNVQLAKEVEREIERQLETLPRSEIARESIKRNGAIFIVPSLEEAFHLSNEIAPEHLELHIKEPMNALAYVKHAGSIFLGPYAPEPLGDYLAGPNHVLPTSGTARFFSPLSVDDFVKKSSFVSYTEGALRSVQHHIVELANKEGLHAHARAIQIRFKEEE; encoded by the coding sequence ATGGAGATAGTTTGTGAAGATTTCCAAGAGGCTTTATCGAAAATAAAATTGCTACGAGAAAGCGCTAATTTAATAGAAGAAACTGTTCAAAGAAGTGTAAGCGAAATTGTTCAAAACGTAAGGGAGAGTAAAGATAAAGCTGTATCGTTCTATACAAAAAAGTTTGATGGTGTAGAGATAAAAGATTTTCGTGTAAGTGCAGAAGAAATAAAACAAGCAAGTAAGTTTGTAGAACAAGCTTTTTTAGAAGCGTTAGAAGAGGCAAAGAAAAACATTGTCTCGTATCACGAAAAGCAAACAAGACAATCTATGTTCGATTGCGTGAGTGAAGGGGTAATTAGAGGACAGCTCATTCGGCCGTTAGAAAATGTAGGTGTATATGTGCCGGGCGGGACAGCTTCGTATCCTTCATCAGTATTAATGAATGTATTGCCAGCAAAACTCGCAGGAGTGAAAAAAATTGTAATGGTAACACCGCCGAGGCAAGGAGGAATTGATCCGCATATTTTAGCTGCTGCAAGTCTTGCAGGTGTAGATGAAATTTATATGGCCGGTGGTGCTCAAGCAATTGCTGCTCTAGCATATGGAACGGAATCGATTCCTAAAGTAGATAAAATAGTTGGACCTGGAAATTTATATGTTGCTCTAGCGAAGCGAGAAGTATATGGGATAGTCAATATCGATATGATTGCTGGACCATCAGAAATTGTAGTTATCGCAGATGAAACAGGAAATGCCGAATATATTGCTGCTGATTTATTATCACAAGCAGAGCATGACGTGAGAGCGACTGCCATTTGTATTACAACGAATGTACAGCTTGCTAAAGAAGTAGAAAGAGAAATAGAAAGACAGCTAGAGACGTTACCAAGAAGTGAAATAGCTCGTGAGTCAATAAAAAGAAATGGAGCAATTTTTATTGTTCCTTCTTTAGAAGAGGCGTTTCACTTATCAAATGAAATCGCCCCTGAACATTTAGAGCTACACATAAAAGAGCCAATGAATGCTCTAGCTTATGTAAAGCATGCTGGATCAATTTTCCTTGGTCCATATGCACCTGAACCGCTTGGAGATTATTTGGCGGGGCCGAATCACGTATTACCGACAAGTGGAACGGCAAGGTTTTTCTCTCCGTTATCCGTCGATGATTTCGTGAAAAAATCAAGCTTCGTTTCTTATACGGAAGGAGCGTTAAGAAGTGTACAGCATCATATTGTAGAACTTGCAAATAAAGAAGGCTTACATGCACACGCAAGAGCAATCCAAATTAGGTTTAAGGAGGAAGAATAA
- the hisG gene encoding ATP phosphoribosyltransferase, which yields MRNIQIALTKGRLEKHVIPLFEKIGIDCSELKDKGRKLVFKSKNTNISFILVKAVDVATYVEHGVADIGVVGKDILMECEKDIYEMVDLGVGVCKFCVASIPTYNPKSYRKKRIATKYPHITSTYFHDKGEDVEIIKIEGSVEIAPLLGLADAIVDIVETGKTLQENGLIVFEEMCSISARMIVNKAALKTKKDEIFGIINMMEQEILSGK from the coding sequence ATGCGTAACATTCAAATTGCGTTAACGAAAGGAAGATTAGAAAAGCATGTTATTCCACTGTTTGAGAAAATTGGAATTGATTGTTCGGAGCTCAAAGATAAAGGAAGAAAACTTGTGTTTAAAAGTAAAAACACAAACATTTCATTTATTTTAGTGAAAGCGGTAGATGTTGCTACTTATGTAGAACATGGCGTAGCTGATATTGGAGTCGTTGGAAAAGATATATTAATGGAATGTGAGAAAGATATATATGAGATGGTGGATTTAGGAGTAGGCGTGTGTAAATTTTGTGTCGCTTCTATTCCTACGTATAATCCGAAGAGTTATCGAAAAAAACGAATTGCTACGAAATATCCGCACATTACTTCTACATATTTTCATGATAAAGGGGAGGATGTAGAAATTATTAAAATAGAAGGATCTGTAGAGATTGCTCCACTTCTAGGTTTGGCAGATGCAATTGTGGATATTGTTGAAACAGGAAAAACATTACAAGAAAACGGGTTAATTGTATTTGAGGAAATGTGCTCTATATCAGCTCGAATGATTGTGAATAAGGCTGCATTGAAAACTAAAAAAGACGAAATATTCGGTATTATAAATATGATGGAACAAGAAATTTTGTCAGGGAAATAG
- the hisF gene encoding imidazole glycerol phosphate synthase subunit HisF, with protein sequence MLAKRIIPCLDVKAGRVVKGVNFIGLQDVGDPVEIAALYNDAGADEIVFLDITATHEGRKTIIDVVEKTASKVFIPLTVGGGISNVRGMYNLLRAGADKVSINSAAVRNPKLIQEGAEHFGSQCIVVAIDARKVAEDKWNVYVNGGRLNTGMDAIEWAKRVAQLGAGEILLTSMDADGTKNGYDLHLTEAISNSVSVPVIASGGCGHVDHIIEVFQKTTVDAALAASIFHYGEATVQDVKRKLREANVEVRL encoded by the coding sequence ATGTTAGCGAAACGAATTATTCCATGTCTAGATGTAAAAGCAGGGCGGGTCGTAAAGGGTGTAAATTTTATAGGGTTACAAGACGTCGGTGATCCTGTTGAAATAGCCGCATTATATAATGATGCGGGAGCAGATGAAATCGTATTTTTAGATATTACTGCGACGCATGAAGGGCGAAAAACGATTATAGATGTTGTAGAAAAAACTGCTTCAAAAGTATTCATTCCTCTCACAGTTGGCGGGGGGATTTCAAATGTGAGAGGAATGTACAATTTACTAAGAGCTGGAGCGGATAAAGTTTCAATAAACTCAGCGGCAGTGAGAAATCCGAAGTTAATCCAGGAAGGTGCAGAACATTTTGGCTCACAATGTATTGTCGTAGCAATTGATGCTAGAAAAGTAGCAGAAGATAAATGGAATGTATACGTAAATGGTGGAAGACTTAATACAGGGATGGATGCAATCGAATGGGCGAAGCGCGTTGCCCAGCTCGGAGCAGGAGAAATTTTGTTGACTAGTATGGATGCAGATGGAACGAAAAACGGATATGATCTTCATTTAACAGAAGCAATTTCAAACAGCGTTTCTGTCCCAGTAATCGCATCAGGTGGATGTGGTCATGTGGATCACATTATAGAAGTATTTCAAAAGACAACAGTTGATGCAGCATTAGCAGCATCAATCTTTCATTATGGTGAAGCGACTGTACAGGATGTAAAGCGAAAATTAAGAGAAGCAAACGTTGAGGTGCGGTTATGA
- the leuC gene encoding 3-isopropylmalate dehydratase large subunit, with protein MGKRLLDKLWERHVVTTNENGLDLLYIDLHLVHEVTSPQAFEGLRLANRTVRRPDLTFATMDHNIPTKDVWNITDRIAKQQLDTLRENCKQFQVPLADIGDEEQGIVHVIGPELGLTQPGKTIVCGDSHTATHGAFGALAFGIGTSEVEHVLATQTLWQRKPKAMGIELKGKLPQGVYAKDIILHLLSKYGVAVGTGYVMEFYGETIHDMEMEERMTLCNMAIEGGAKAGIIAPDEKTFSYVKGRKYAPKDYESIKKKWSELYTDSDAIYDLHILVDISDLAPYVTWGTNPSMGVRIDEKLPEKHDANDERAFSYMGLSPGQSTYDIPVQHVFIGSCTNSRLSDLEIAASVVKGRKVKEGVRALVVPGSKRVREAAMQKGLHHIFEEAGFEWREPGCSMCLGMNPDQVPEGEHCASTSNRNFEGRQGKGARTHLVSPAMAAAAALYGHFVDIRKESYNGAISYS; from the coding sequence ATGGGAAAAAGATTACTAGATAAGCTTTGGGAGAGACACGTAGTTACGACAAACGAAAATGGATTGGATTTATTATATATCGATCTTCATCTCGTTCATGAAGTAACGTCACCGCAAGCCTTTGAAGGCTTGCGGCTTGCAAATCGAACGGTCCGGAGACCTGATTTAACATTTGCAACAATGGATCATAATATTCCAACGAAAGACGTTTGGAATATTACCGATCGCATTGCAAAGCAACAATTAGATACACTTCGTGAAAACTGCAAACAATTTCAGGTGCCATTAGCAGATATTGGTGATGAAGAGCAGGGGATTGTTCATGTTATAGGACCAGAGCTTGGACTTACGCAACCGGGAAAAACGATTGTTTGTGGTGATAGTCATACGGCTACTCATGGTGCGTTCGGTGCACTAGCATTTGGTATTGGTACGAGTGAAGTGGAGCATGTATTAGCAACGCAAACGTTGTGGCAACGAAAGCCAAAGGCGATGGGTATTGAGTTAAAAGGAAAGTTACCGCAAGGTGTTTATGCTAAAGATATTATTTTGCATCTCCTTTCAAAGTACGGCGTAGCAGTTGGAACAGGTTACGTAATGGAATTTTACGGAGAGACAATTCATGATATGGAGATGGAAGAGAGGATGACGCTTTGCAATATGGCAATTGAAGGGGGAGCAAAAGCGGGGATTATCGCACCAGATGAAAAAACATTTTCTTATGTAAAAGGGCGTAAATATGCACCGAAAGACTATGAATCTATTAAGAAAAAATGGTCGGAACTTTATACAGATTCAGATGCGATTTATGATTTACATATTTTGGTTGATATTTCAGATTTAGCACCGTACGTTACGTGGGGAACAAATCCGAGTATGGGTGTTCGTATTGATGAAAAGTTGCCAGAAAAGCATGATGCAAATGACGAAAGAGCATTTTCGTATATGGGATTAAGCCCTGGACAAAGCACGTATGACATTCCAGTTCAGCATGTTTTCATTGGATCTTGTACAAATTCCAGGCTCTCTGATTTAGAAATTGCTGCATCTGTTGTGAAAGGGAGAAAGGTAAAAGAAGGTGTGCGAGCACTCGTTGTGCCTGGATCGAAAAGAGTAAGGGAAGCGGCGATGCAAAAAGGATTACATCACATATTTGAAGAAGCAGGATTTGAATGGAGAGAGCCTGGATGTTCGATGTGTCTCGGAATGAATCCAGATCAAGTACCTGAAGGAGAACATTGTGCATCTACTTCAAATCGAAATTTTGAAGGAAGACAAGGAAAAGGCGCACGAACGCATTTAGTTAGCCCAGCAATGGCAGCAGCAGCTGCGTTATATGGTCATTTTGTTGATATTAGAAAGGAGAGTTATAATGGAGCCATTTCGTATTCATAG